One part of the Rubrobacter calidifluminis genome encodes these proteins:
- a CDS encoding GNAT family N-acetyltransferase: protein MEDILSFRPMTTDDVDAAYELVSHAFARDREEILRRTPGEVAHRKDRYRHFLSTDPAGAWLAEDGEGRLAGVSIALRRGEIWILSLLAVDESYRGQGVGKKLLQRAMGYAEGCRGGMIASSTHPAAMRSYALAGFTLCPTLTARGYVDRRSLPGRLGVREGGGENDLRLAAEVDRFVRGAPHGPDLEFLLDSGARMFVYEAEGERGYALTYKGRPLVLAARGEKASTALLWEVLANSDPQREVEISWITAEQQWAVRVALAAGLVLEPAGPICIRGELGPLAPYLPNGAFL, encoded by the coding sequence TTGGAAGACATCCTGAGCTTTCGCCCGATGACCACGGACGATGTGGACGCCGCATACGAGCTGGTCTCCCATGCCTTCGCGAGAGACCGGGAGGAGATACTCAGGCGTACCCCGGGAGAAGTGGCCCACCGCAAAGACCGCTACCGGCACTTCCTGAGCACGGACCCTGCCGGCGCCTGGCTCGCCGAAGACGGAGAAGGGCGTCTCGCCGGTGTCTCCATCGCCCTCAGGAGGGGAGAGATCTGGATACTCTCCCTCCTCGCCGTGGACGAGAGCTACAGGGGCCAGGGCGTGGGGAAGAAGCTTTTGCAGAGGGCGATGGGCTACGCCGAGGGGTGCAGGGGTGGCATGATCGCCTCTTCCACACATCCGGCGGCGATGAGGAGTTATGCGCTGGCCGGCTTCACGTTGTGTCCTACCCTCACTGCCCGGGGATACGTGGATCGCAGGAGCCTGCCCGGGAGGCTGGGGGTGCGCGAGGGAGGAGGGGAGAACGACCTCCGGCTGGCGGCGGAGGTGGACAGGTTCGTCCGGGGCGCGCCGCACGGCCCGGATCTCGAATTCCTGCTCGACTCTGGGGCCCGCATGTTCGTCTACGAGGCGGAGGGGGAGAGGGGCTACGCCCTCACGTACAAGGGACGGCCGCTGGTTTTGGCCGCCAGGGGTGAGAAGGCGTCGACAGCCCTGTTGTGGGAGGTGCTGGCGAACTCCGACCCTCAGAGGGAGGTCGAGATCTCCTGGATCACGGCGGAGCAGCAGTGGGCCGTGAGGGTGGCGCTCGCAGCCGGGCTCGTGCTGGAGCCCGCCGGGCCCATCTGCATCCGAGGTGAACTCGGTCCGCTGGCCCCCTATCTCCCTAACGGGGCCTTCCTGTAG
- a CDS encoding arylsulfotransferase family protein, translating into MKLTRKKFIGALVGAGVLAGGGVWTLQQTAKGTRIENVSRTIPEGNVLSFRSRPDLKPPAVEIEKRPRGIFARKGDCVFLAPQPKTPGSSGAMILDSEGHLVWFHQPEERRLDNFRVQHYRDEPVLTWWEGRVTNGHGSGEYVLLDRSYREIKRVRAGNGYKGDLHEFLLTPQGTALFTAYHPVRHDLTPAGGSKDALVYDGIAQEVDVESGKVLFEWHSLDHVPVELSYGRPPKNPDDPFDYFHINSIDVDHDGNLLISSRNTWAVYKVDRASGRVLWRLGGKESDFEMGPGTRTAYQHDARRHPDGTITIFDNGGNPPVHRQSRGVVLRLDMQKMRATLVREYVHPGRRILAGAEGNVQMLPTGEAFIGWGYEPFFSGFTGSGDLVFDARLPGQGRSYRTYWHPWEGHPEGRPAVVAKKHADGGITIYASWNGSTAVKRWRVLSGRVPSDLREAGDAPKRGFETAVTLRGGGPYFAIQAVDESGNVLATSGTTRAR; encoded by the coding sequence GTGAAGCTCACGCGAAAGAAGTTCATCGGGGCGCTGGTCGGTGCGGGGGTGCTAGCCGGCGGCGGGGTCTGGACCCTGCAGCAGACCGCGAAGGGCACGCGAATAGAGAACGTCTCCCGGACCATACCCGAAGGGAACGTGCTGAGCTTCCGTTCGCGCCCGGACCTGAAGCCCCCCGCCGTCGAGATCGAGAAGAGACCGAGGGGCATCTTCGCCCGAAAGGGCGACTGCGTCTTCCTCGCCCCGCAACCCAAGACCCCCGGCAGCTCCGGGGCCATGATCCTCGACAGCGAGGGCCATCTCGTGTGGTTCCACCAGCCGGAGGAACGAAGGTTGGACAACTTCCGGGTACAGCATTACCGCGATGAGCCGGTCCTGACGTGGTGGGAAGGCCGGGTCACGAACGGACACGGTTCCGGCGAATACGTCCTCCTCGACCGCTCCTACCGGGAGATAAAGCGGGTTCGTGCCGGTAACGGGTACAAAGGCGACCTGCACGAGTTCCTCCTCACCCCGCAGGGGACAGCCCTCTTCACCGCCTACCACCCCGTGCGCCACGATCTCACCCCGGCCGGGGGGAGCAAAGACGCCCTGGTCTACGACGGCATCGCCCAGGAAGTCGACGTCGAGAGCGGGAAGGTGCTCTTCGAGTGGCACAGCCTGGATCACGTCCCCGTCGAGCTGTCCTACGGCAGGCCACCGAAGAACCCCGACGATCCCTTCGACTACTTCCACATAAACTCCATAGACGTAGACCACGACGGGAACCTGCTCATCTCCTCCCGCAACACCTGGGCTGTCTACAAAGTGGACCGGGCGAGTGGTCGGGTGCTCTGGCGCCTGGGCGGCAAGGAGAGTGACTTCGAGATGGGCCCCGGGACCAGGACAGCCTACCAGCACGACGCCAGACGCCACCCGGACGGCACGATCACGATCTTCGACAACGGCGGCAACCCGCCGGTGCACCGCCAGTCGCGGGGCGTGGTCCTCCGCCTGGACATGCAGAAGATGCGGGCGACGCTGGTACGCGAGTACGTCCACCCCGGCAGGAGGATCCTGGCCGGGGCCGAAGGCAACGTGCAGATGCTCCCTACCGGAGAAGCCTTTATCGGGTGGGGCTACGAGCCGTTCTTCTCGGGCTTCACCGGCAGTGGTGACCTCGTCTTCGATGCCCGTCTACCCGGTCAGGGACGCTCGTACCGCACCTACTGGCATCCCTGGGAGGGTCACCCGGAAGGGAGGCCCGCCGTGGTGGCGAAGAAGCACGCCGACGGCGGGATCACCATCTACGCAAGCTGGAACGGGTCTACGGCCGTCAAAAGATGGAGGGTGCTCTCTGGACGCGTCCCTTCCGATCTGAGAGAGGCCGGGGATGCACCGAAGCGGGGTTTCGAAACGGCCGTCACATTGCGCGGCGGAGGTCCGTACTTTGCGATTCAGGCCGTAGACGAATCAGGCAACGTGCTCGCCACCTCCGGGACGACCAGAGCCCGCTGA